The proteins below are encoded in one region of Micromonospora sp. DSM 45708:
- a CDS encoding bifunctional glycosyltransferase/CDP-glycerol:glycerophosphate glycerophosphotransferase — translation MTLISFVVPAYRVQGYLRECLDSILDQPFGDLEVIGVDDASPDASGEILAEYAARDPRVHPVRLADNVGLGPARNIGLDRATGEYVWFVDGDDWLAAGVLPHVADRLRDTRPDVLIVDHVRSHWNDVGTPSAMRDVFPDPPGPETFALRDRPETLCLLHTAWNRLVRREFLVGRGLRFAPGWYEDVSFSYPALMAADRIGVLDRVCLHYRQRRTGAITRTRGDRHFEVFAQWHRVFRLMDRWAPVVDGLRPAVFERMIWHYLTVLGNGERIAPELRAPFFAQMHEDYVRFRPPEGYPVPPGVEGLKHRLVAAGRWRTFSALREAHQAGETARRTAGQARRRVTPVVRRTARRARDTALREYYRAELRRPIDPTLAVYAAYWYRGYACNPAAVYEAARRLAPQVRGVWIVRRDRVAALPPGVEYVVAGTREYHRVLARAHWLVNNVNFPDFVRKRPGSVHVQTHHGTPVKVMGLDQQRYPVGAIGMDFAGLLRRVDRWDYSITANGFSTQMWERAYPADYTTLEVGYPRNDRLARATADQCRQVRAALGIGAEEYVVLYAPTHREHLPGWRPPFDPDRMHDVLGPTGRLLMRSHYFHDRERRPRGPAAGGVLDVSDHDRVEDLYLAADVLVTDYSSAMFDYAVLDRPIVVYAPDWDAYRVARGVYFDLLAEPPGAVAVDFPGLLDVFRTGAVRGAAAERARAAFRARFCALEDGHAAERVVRRVFLGKST, via the coding sequence ATGACGCTGATCAGCTTCGTCGTGCCGGCCTACCGGGTGCAGGGCTACCTGCGGGAGTGTCTCGACTCGATCCTCGACCAGCCGTTCGGCGACCTTGAGGTGATCGGCGTGGACGACGCCTCCCCGGACGCCAGTGGCGAGATCCTGGCCGAGTACGCGGCCCGCGACCCCCGGGTCCACCCGGTGCGGCTCGCCGACAACGTCGGGCTCGGTCCGGCCCGGAACATCGGGCTGGACCGGGCCACCGGCGAGTACGTGTGGTTCGTCGACGGGGACGACTGGCTGGCGGCCGGCGTCCTGCCGCACGTCGCCGACCGGCTCCGCGACACCCGCCCGGACGTGCTGATCGTCGACCACGTCCGGTCGCACTGGAACGACGTCGGCACCCCCAGCGCCATGCGGGACGTCTTCCCCGACCCGCCCGGCCCGGAGACGTTCGCGCTGCGGGACCGGCCGGAGACGCTGTGCCTGCTGCACACCGCCTGGAACCGGTTGGTCCGCCGCGAGTTCCTGGTCGGGCGCGGGCTGCGGTTCGCGCCGGGCTGGTACGAGGACGTCTCGTTCAGCTACCCCGCGCTGATGGCCGCCGACCGGATCGGTGTGCTGGACCGGGTCTGTCTCCACTACCGGCAGCGCCGGACCGGGGCGATCACCCGGACCCGGGGCGACCGGCACTTCGAGGTGTTCGCCCAGTGGCATCGCGTGTTCCGGCTGATGGACCGGTGGGCGCCGGTGGTGGACGGGCTACGGCCGGCGGTCTTCGAGCGGATGATCTGGCACTACCTGACCGTGCTCGGCAACGGCGAGCGGATCGCGCCGGAGCTGCGGGCACCGTTCTTCGCCCAGATGCACGAGGACTACGTCCGCTTCCGGCCGCCGGAGGGCTACCCGGTGCCGCCCGGCGTGGAGGGCCTGAAGCACCGGCTGGTGGCGGCCGGCCGGTGGCGGACGTTCAGCGCACTGCGCGAGGCCCACCAGGCCGGGGAGACCGCTCGGCGGACGGCCGGCCAGGCCCGGCGGCGGGTGACGCCGGTGGTGCGGCGGACCGCCCGGCGGGCGCGTGACACCGCGCTGCGCGAGTACTACCGGGCCGAGCTGCGCCGCCCGATCGACCCGACGCTGGCGGTCTACGCGGCCTACTGGTACCGGGGATACGCGTGCAACCCGGCCGCGGTCTACGAGGCCGCCCGCCGGCTCGCACCGCAGGTGCGCGGCGTCTGGATCGTCCGGCGGGACCGGGTGGCCGCGTTGCCGCCGGGCGTGGAGTACGTCGTCGCCGGCACCCGGGAGTACCACCGGGTGCTGGCCCGCGCCCACTGGCTGGTCAACAACGTCAACTTCCCGGACTTCGTCCGCAAGCGCCCCGGCTCGGTGCACGTGCAGACCCATCACGGCACGCCGGTGAAGGTGATGGGCCTGGACCAGCAGCGCTACCCGGTGGGCGCGATCGGCATGGACTTCGCCGGCCTGCTGCGCCGGGTGGACCGCTGGGACTACAGCATCACCGCGAACGGCTTCTCCACGCAGATGTGGGAGCGGGCGTACCCGGCCGACTACACCACGCTGGAGGTCGGCTACCCGCGCAACGACCGGCTGGCCCGGGCCACCGCCGACCAGTGCCGCCAGGTCCGCGCCGCGCTGGGCATCGGCGCGGAGGAGTACGTGGTGCTCTACGCGCCGACGCACCGTGAGCACCTGCCCGGCTGGCGGCCACCGTTCGACCCGGACCGGATGCACGACGTGCTCGGCCCGACCGGGCGGCTGCTGATGCGCAGCCACTACTTCCACGACCGGGAGCGACGGCCGCGTGGACCGGCGGCCGGCGGGGTGCTGGACGTCAGCGACCACGACCGGGTGGAGGACCTCTACCTGGCCGCGGACGTGCTGGTCACCGACTATTCCTCGGCGATGTTCGACTATGCCGTGCTGGACCGGCCGATCGTGGTCTACGCGCCGGACTGGGACGCGTACCGGGTGGCCCGGGGCGTCTACTTCGACCTGCTGGCCGAGCCGCCCGGCGCGGTCGCGGTGGACTTCCCCGGGCTGCTGGACGTCTTCCGCACCGGCGCGGTACGCGGCGCGGCGGCCGAACGGGCGCGGGCGGCGTTCCGGGCGCGGTTCTGCGCGCTGGAGGACGGGCACGCCGCGGAACGGGTAGTCCGCCGCGTGTTCCTCGGCAAATCCACGTAA
- a CDS encoding DUF5941 domain-containing protein, translating into MAGRPTGEPPTARLAAQWRRAGADDVRIAADLTELADLVAAATGPVLVSGADLVAHTAVLRHLATSPVGPTVALVLTDPPAPGQATVREERGQVVEVDAADATGVFGGALRVGAADLPALAEAARRAAGVAPDPASAPDARPTVPASAPDARPTVPASAPGVAAAGGGTLGAVDRLVAGLAARGVLIFAHRVRLLVAHRAGDAAQRAAAEAEVAAVDEDRAELKLSVKERDDFFTTFFVSTWSPYVTKAAARIGIGPTGVTMVSVAFAVAAAVLFGVGGRPALVAGAVLLYLGFVLDCVDGQLARYTRHFSAWGGWLDTMADRFKEYVVYAGLGYGATHAGFRYGWALALAAMTLQTVRHMTDTWYGALHDEAARRPKVVTGDAGGIGGKLNAASTRVQADTGSVSYWLKRTVVFPIGERWALIAVAAALFGPLVALCAVLVWGTLAFAYTGALRTLRARWMRVPVLTTVDAGLYRDDGPLVRTLPVARRPLALAVLAALGAAALLGWALWAVHGGGDLPGWAAVLALVLLLGAAQGSRTPHAGALDWLVPAALRAAEYLFAVAVGVAGRAPAWLIFGYVLVLTLHHYDLTARLEKRQSAPPLHVATLGWEGRSLLLAIALIAGIASVALATLGAYLLVVFVASVVLAWVVLPARARGGAPSPG; encoded by the coding sequence GTGGCGGGCCGGCCCACCGGGGAACCGCCCACCGCGAGGCTGGCCGCGCAGTGGCGGCGGGCCGGGGCGGACGACGTGCGGATCGCCGCCGACCTGACCGAGTTGGCCGACCTGGTGGCCGCCGCGACCGGCCCGGTGCTGGTGAGCGGCGCGGATCTGGTCGCGCACACGGCCGTACTCAGGCATCTCGCGACCAGCCCGGTGGGGCCGACGGTGGCCCTGGTGCTCACCGATCCGCCCGCTCCCGGGCAGGCCACGGTGCGCGAGGAGCGCGGACAGGTGGTCGAGGTCGACGCCGCCGACGCGACCGGCGTGTTCGGTGGCGCGCTGCGGGTGGGCGCGGCCGACCTGCCGGCGCTCGCCGAGGCCGCCCGCCGCGCCGCAGGCGTCGCGCCCGACCCGGCGTCCGCGCCGGATGCGCGCCCGACCGTGCCCGCGTCCGCGCCGGATGCGCGCCCGACCGTGCCCGCGTCCGCGCCCGGGGTCGCTGCCGCCGGGGGCGGGACGCTCGGCGCGGTGGACCGGCTCGTGGCCGGGCTCGCCGCCCGGGGCGTCCTGATCTTCGCCCATCGGGTACGCCTGCTCGTGGCGCACCGGGCCGGCGACGCGGCGCAGCGGGCCGCCGCCGAGGCGGAGGTGGCGGCGGTCGACGAGGACCGGGCCGAGCTGAAGCTGTCGGTGAAGGAACGGGACGACTTCTTCACCACGTTCTTCGTCAGCACCTGGTCGCCGTACGTGACGAAGGCGGCGGCCCGGATCGGGATCGGCCCGACCGGCGTCACCATGGTCTCGGTGGCGTTCGCGGTGGCCGCGGCCGTGCTGTTCGGCGTCGGTGGCCGGCCCGCGCTGGTGGCCGGCGCGGTCCTGCTCTACCTGGGGTTCGTGCTGGACTGCGTGGACGGGCAGTTGGCCCGCTACACCCGGCACTTCAGCGCCTGGGGCGGCTGGCTGGACACGATGGCCGACCGGTTCAAGGAGTACGTGGTCTACGCCGGTCTCGGCTACGGCGCCACGCACGCCGGGTTCCGCTACGGCTGGGCGCTGGCGCTGGCCGCGATGACGTTGCAGACCGTGCGGCACATGACCGACACCTGGTACGGGGCGCTGCACGACGAGGCGGCCCGCCGGCCGAAGGTGGTGACCGGGGACGCGGGCGGCATCGGCGGGAAGCTGAACGCCGCGTCGACCCGGGTGCAGGCGGACACCGGCTCGGTGTCGTACTGGCTGAAGCGGACCGTGGTCTTCCCGATCGGTGAGCGGTGGGCGTTGATCGCGGTGGCCGCCGCGCTGTTCGGGCCGCTGGTGGCGCTCTGCGCGGTGCTGGTCTGGGGCACGTTGGCGTTCGCGTACACCGGGGCGTTGCGGACGCTGCGGGCGCGCTGGATGCGGGTGCCGGTGCTGACCACCGTCGACGCGGGGCTGTACCGCGACGACGGCCCGCTGGTCCGGACGCTGCCGGTGGCGCGTCGGCCGCTGGCGCTGGCGGTGCTGGCCGCGCTGGGCGCGGCGGCGTTGCTGGGGTGGGCGCTGTGGGCGGTGCACGGCGGGGGTGACCTGCCCGGCTGGGCGGCGGTTCTCGCGCTGGTGCTGCTGCTGGGCGCGGCGCAGGGTTCCCGGACGCCGCACGCGGGGGCGTTGGACTGGCTGGTGCCGGCCGCGTTGCGGGCCGCCGAGTACCTGTTCGCCGTCGCGGTCGGCGTGGCCGGGCGCGCGCCGGCCTGGCTGATCTTCGGGTACGTCCTGGTGCTCACGCTGCACCACTACGACCTGACCGCCCGGCTGGAGAAGCGGCAGTCGGCGCCGCCGCTGCACGTCGCCACGCTGGGCTGGGAGGGGCGCTCGCTGCTGCTGGCAATCGCGCTGATCGCCGGAATTGCGAGTGTTGCTCTGGCTACACTCGGTGCGTACCTTCTCGTGGTTTTCGTCGCGAGTGTGGTCCTCGCCTGGGTGGTCCTGCCGGCCCGCGCCCGTGGGGGTGCCCCCTCGCCGGGCTGA
- a CDS encoding ABC transporter ATP-binding protein, producing the protein MAPIIEADRLGIRFVRNRRRQLRLRELIVHRGARDPDAGRFWPLRDLSFRIEPGETVGVVGRNGTGKSTLLRLIAGVLIPDEGTISVHGRVAPLLELSAGFSGDLTGRENLYLVGGLHGLSSAYLRRHFDEIVSFAGEQVERAIDTSVRHYSSGMKVRLGFAVIAHLPHPVLLVDEVTAVGDAEFRAKCYATIERLLAEGRTLVLVSHNDKDLTRFCRRGLYLDAGRLIVNGTIDEALAAYADAAQR; encoded by the coding sequence GTGGCGCCGATCATCGAGGCGGACCGGCTCGGCATCCGGTTCGTGCGCAACCGGCGTCGGCAGTTGCGGCTGCGGGAGCTGATCGTGCACCGGGGAGCCCGTGACCCGGACGCCGGCCGGTTCTGGCCGCTGCGGGACCTGTCGTTCCGGATCGAGCCGGGTGAGACGGTCGGTGTGGTGGGGCGCAACGGCACCGGCAAGAGCACGCTGCTGCGGCTGATCGCCGGGGTGCTCATCCCGGACGAGGGCACGATCTCGGTGCACGGCCGGGTGGCGCCGCTGCTGGAGCTGTCCGCGGGGTTCTCCGGCGACCTGACCGGCCGGGAGAACCTCTACCTGGTCGGCGGGCTGCACGGGCTCTCCTCGGCGTACCTGCGCCGACACTTCGACGAGATCGTCTCGTTCGCCGGTGAGCAGGTGGAACGCGCCATCGACACGTCGGTGCGGCACTACTCGTCGGGGATGAAGGTGCGGTTGGGTTTCGCGGTGATCGCACACCTGCCGCACCCGGTGCTGTTGGTGGACGAGGTGACCGCGGTCGGGGACGCGGAGTTCCGCGCGAAGTGCTATGCGACCATCGAGCGACTTCTCGCGGAAGGACGCACGTTGGTGCTGGTGTCACACAACGACAAGGACCTCACCCGGTTCTGCCGTCGGGGGCTCTACCTCGACGCCGGACGGCTGATCGTCAACGGGACGATCGACGAGGCGCTGGCCGCCTACGCCGACGCGGCGCAGCGGTGA
- a CDS encoding ABC transporter permease — protein MTSGVAALWSARTSLRILVRRDLAVKYQQSLLGYLWSLIEPLGMGLIYWFVFGVLYSGATRRHLGEAAGSYPLFLITGIFAWMWASSALTEAAGALTGQARLITTMNLPRPIFPIGRVAGRFAEYLAGLPILVAIAALYASQGKIHPGWSLLALPLAVAVQFVLLVGLALLLSAGNVLMRDIERTMRLVIRLLFYATPIIYPFNLVRDSGMPGWLKLVYELNPLVGIFQLHHAVWYPDEFPDARLLTVTVAGSVLVLVLGWWAFRRLEPAVLKEL, from the coding sequence GTGACGTCCGGCGTCGCGGCGCTCTGGTCCGCCCGCACCTCGCTGCGCATCCTGGTCCGGCGGGATCTCGCGGTGAAGTACCAGCAGTCGCTGCTCGGCTACCTCTGGTCGCTCATCGAGCCGCTCGGCATGGGCCTGATCTACTGGTTCGTCTTCGGCGTGCTCTACTCCGGCGCGACCCGGCGGCACCTGGGCGAGGCGGCCGGGTCGTACCCGCTGTTCCTGATCACCGGGATCTTCGCCTGGATGTGGGCCAGTTCGGCGCTGACCGAGGCGGCCGGCGCGCTGACCGGGCAGGCCCGGCTGATCACCACGATGAACCTGCCCCGGCCGATCTTCCCGATCGGCCGGGTCGCCGGCCGCTTCGCCGAGTACCTGGCCGGCCTGCCGATCCTGGTCGCCATCGCGGCGCTCTACGCCAGCCAGGGGAAGATCCACCCCGGGTGGAGCCTGCTCGCCCTGCCGCTGGCGGTGGCCGTGCAGTTCGTGCTGCTGGTGGGCCTGGCGCTGCTGCTGTCGGCGGGCAACGTGCTGATGCGCGACATCGAGCGGACCATGCGGCTGGTCATCCGGCTGCTGTTCTACGCCACCCCGATCATCTATCCGTTCAACCTGGTCCGGGACTCCGGCATGCCGGGCTGGCTGAAGCTCGTGTACGAGCTGAACCCGCTGGTCGGGATCTTCCAACTGCACCACGCGGTCTGGTACCCGGACGAGTTCCCGGACGCCCGGCTGCTCACCGTGACGGTGGCGGGCAGCGTGCTGGTGCTGGTGCTGGGCTGGTGGGCGTTCCGCCGCCTGGAACCGGCCGTGCTGAAGGAACTCTGA
- a CDS encoding L-serine ammonia-lyase: MISVFDLFSVGIGPSSSHTVGPMRAARTFVGGLKADGLLADVVRVRVELFGSLGATGHGHGSDRAVLLGLEGEAPESVDTDSVGERVARMRAERRLRLLGSQEIDFDPDRDLVLHRRRSLPFHPNGMTFAAFDAAGDEVRARTYYSVGGGFVVDEAAAGADRIKPDSTRVRYPFLTGAELLRVTTDTGLSISEVMLANEVSWRGEADVRAGLLDIWRVMRECVESGCTRDGVLPGGLKVRRRAAELRRGLEAETGADDPLRAMDWVTLFALAVNEENAAGGRVVTAPTNGAAGIIPAVLHYYTRFVPGASDEGVVRFLLAAGAIGVLFKENASISGAEVGCQGEVGSACSMAAAGLAEALGGTPEQVENAAEIGMEHNLGLTCDPVGGLVQIPCIERNAVASIKAITAARLALRGDGVHHVSLDKVIKTMRETGADMKVKYKETARGGLAVNVIEC, encoded by the coding sequence ATGATCAGTGTTTTCGATCTCTTCAGTGTTGGTATCGGGCCGTCGAGCTCGCACACCGTTGGGCCGATGCGGGCCGCCCGTACGTTCGTGGGTGGGCTGAAGGCCGACGGGTTGCTCGCCGACGTGGTCCGGGTGCGGGTGGAGCTGTTCGGCTCGTTGGGTGCCACCGGGCATGGGCACGGCAGTGACCGGGCGGTGCTGCTCGGGTTGGAGGGCGAGGCCCCGGAGTCGGTCGACACCGACTCGGTCGGTGAGCGGGTGGCGCGGATGCGGGCGGAGCGGCGGCTGCGCCTGCTGGGCAGCCAGGAGATCGACTTCGACCCGGACCGGGACCTGGTGCTGCACCGTCGGCGTTCGCTGCCGTTCCACCCGAACGGGATGACGTTCGCGGCGTTCGACGCGGCCGGGGACGAGGTGCGGGCGCGGACCTACTACTCGGTGGGTGGCGGGTTCGTGGTGGACGAGGCGGCGGCCGGGGCGGACCGGATCAAGCCGGATTCCACGCGGGTGCGGTATCCGTTCCTGACCGGGGCGGAACTGCTCAGGGTCACCACGGACACCGGTCTGTCGATCAGTGAGGTGATGCTCGCCAACGAGGTGTCCTGGCGTGGCGAGGCGGATGTGCGCGCGGGGCTGTTGGACATCTGGCGGGTGATGCGGGAGTGCGTGGAGAGCGGCTGCACCCGTGACGGTGTGCTGCCGGGTGGGTTGAAGGTGCGCCGTCGTGCCGCGGAGCTGCGGCGTGGTCTGGAGGCGGAGACCGGGGCGGACGATCCGCTGCGCGCGATGGACTGGGTGACGTTGTTCGCGCTCGCGGTCAACGAGGAGAACGCGGCCGGCGGTCGGGTGGTCACCGCGCCGACCAACGGCGCCGCCGGGATCATCCCGGCCGTGTTGCACTACTACACCCGGTTCGTGCCGGGCGCCTCCGACGAGGGGGTGGTCCGGTTCCTGCTGGCCGCGGGCGCGATCGGGGTGTTGTTCAAGGAGAACGCGTCGATCTCGGGCGCGGAGGTGGGCTGCCAGGGCGAGGTCGGCTCGGCGTGCTCGATGGCGGCGGCCGGGCTGGCGGAGGCGCTGGGCGGCACGCCGGAGCAGGTGGAGAACGCGGCCGAGATCGGTATGGAGCACAACCTGGGGTTGACCTGCGACCCGGTCGGCGGGCTGGTGCAGATCCCGTGCATCGAGCGCAACGCGGTGGCCAGCATCAAGGCGATCACCGCGGCGCGGCTGGCGTTGCGCGGCGACGGCGTGCACCACGTGTCGCTGGACAAGGTCATCAAGACCATGCGGGAGACCGGCGCGGACATGAAGGTCAAGTACAAGGAGACAGCGCGCGGCGGCCTCGCGGTCAACGTCATCGAGTGCTGA
- a CDS encoding PspC domain-containing protein, with protein sequence MSRKLVRPREGRMIAGVCAGLGRRFGMSAGMVRLLFLLSLLLPGTQVIVYLILWVLMPNEDRHLATR encoded by the coding sequence ATGAGTCGCAAACTGGTCCGGCCCCGTGAGGGGCGCATGATCGCCGGTGTCTGCGCCGGCCTGGGGCGGCGGTTCGGCATGTCGGCCGGCATGGTCCGGCTGCTGTTCCTGCTGTCGCTGCTGCTGCCCGGCACCCAGGTGATCGTCTACCTGATCCTGTGGGTGCTGATGCCGAACGAGGACCGCCACCTCGCCACCCGCTGA
- a CDS encoding DUF4230 domain-containing protein has translation MARDGDTQQPTREFPEYPTSESLHDRADAPPGSGPGARPPVGGPARGLLWVLGAAALAVVVLLGVQATGLLPEFRNPFAKEQTDRSQPPLLKSIRDLSRYVAAEGNFQVVVDVQKDRRNVPDFLLNERTLFVGAGRVEAYVDFSKIADGAVVASDDGKSVEIKLPAPQLGETDLDMDKSYVFAEERGLINRLNDLVAGDPNRQQQVYKLAEDRITAAARDSGLAARAQENTRKMLEGLLRSLGYQKVTVTYTAP, from the coding sequence ATGGCCCGCGACGGTGACACCCAGCAGCCCACCAGGGAGTTCCCGGAATACCCGACCAGTGAGTCCCTGCACGACCGGGCGGACGCCCCGCCCGGGTCCGGGCCGGGGGCCCGGCCACCGGTCGGTGGGCCCGCGCGTGGCCTGCTCTGGGTGCTCGGTGCGGCGGCGCTGGCGGTGGTGGTGCTGCTCGGCGTGCAGGCGACCGGTCTGTTGCCCGAGTTCCGCAACCCGTTCGCCAAGGAGCAGACCGACCGCAGTCAGCCGCCGCTGCTCAAGTCGATCCGTGACCTGAGCCGTTACGTCGCGGCGGAGGGCAACTTCCAGGTGGTGGTCGACGTGCAGAAGGACCGGCGCAACGTGCCGGACTTCCTGCTCAACGAGCGCACGCTGTTCGTCGGGGCGGGCCGGGTCGAGGCGTATGTCGACTTCTCGAAGATCGCCGACGGGGCGGTGGTGGCCTCCGACGACGGCAAGTCCGTCGAGATCAAACTGCCCGCGCCGCAGCTCGGCGAGACCGACCTGGACATGGACAAGAGCTACGTCTTCGCCGAGGAGCGTGGCCTGATCAACCGGCTCAACGACCTGGTGGCCGGTGACCCCAACCGCCAGCAGCAGGTCTACAAGCTGGCCGAGGACCGGATCACCGCGGCGGCCCGGGACAGCGGGCTGGCCGCCCGGGCGCAGGAGAACACCCGCAAGATGCTGGAGGGTCTGTTGCGCTCCCTCGGCTACCAGAAGGTGACAGTCACCTACACGGCCCCCTGA
- a CDS encoding acyl-CoA dehydrogenase family protein has protein sequence MTALDLLDLDASLSEEERQIRAVVRQLVTDRVRPHVAGWYEDGDVPARELAREFGKLGLLGMHLTGYGCAGASAVAYGLACLELEAGDSGVRSLVSVQGSLAMYAIWRFGSEEQKQRWLPAMATGDAIGCFGLTEPDHGSDPASMATRARRDGDDWVLSGGKMWITNAPIAAVAVIWARTDEGVRGFLVPMDTPGVGVREIRRKMSLRASLTGEITLDDVRLPADARLPEATGLKAPLSCLTEARHGIVWGALGAARDCLETALSYATTRTQFGRPLAGFQLTQAKLADMAVEWNKGLLLALHLGRLADAGSLRPEQVSVGKLNNVREALAIARQCRTILGANGVSGEYPIMRHADNLESVLTYEGTSEIHQLVIGQRLTGLSAFA, from the coding sequence GTGACCGCTCTCGACCTGCTCGACCTCGACGCCTCGCTGAGCGAGGAGGAGCGGCAGATCCGTGCCGTCGTGCGTCAGCTCGTGACCGACCGGGTCCGCCCGCACGTCGCCGGCTGGTACGAGGACGGCGACGTGCCGGCCCGGGAGCTGGCCCGCGAGTTCGGCAAGCTGGGCCTGCTCGGCATGCACCTGACCGGGTACGGCTGCGCCGGCGCGTCGGCGGTGGCGTACGGGCTGGCCTGTCTGGAGTTGGAGGCCGGCGACTCCGGCGTCCGCTCGCTGGTCTCGGTGCAGGGCTCGCTTGCCATGTACGCGATCTGGCGCTTCGGCAGCGAGGAGCAGAAGCAACGCTGGCTGCCGGCGATGGCGACCGGCGACGCGATCGGCTGCTTCGGGCTGACCGAGCCGGACCACGGCTCGGACCCGGCCTCGATGGCCACCCGGGCCCGCCGCGACGGCGACGACTGGGTCCTCTCCGGCGGCAAGATGTGGATCACCAATGCGCCGATCGCCGCCGTCGCGGTGATCTGGGCCCGCACCGACGAGGGCGTGCGGGGTTTCCTCGTGCCGATGGACACCCCCGGGGTGGGCGTGCGGGAGATCCGCCGGAAGATGTCCCTGCGTGCCTCGCTCACCGGCGAGATCACGCTGGACGACGTGCGGCTGCCGGCGGACGCGCGACTGCCCGAGGCGACCGGGCTGAAGGCGCCGCTGAGCTGCCTGACCGAGGCCCGGCACGGCATCGTCTGGGGCGCGCTCGGCGCGGCCCGCGACTGCCTGGAGACCGCCCTGTCGTACGCGACCACCCGCACCCAGTTCGGCCGGCCGCTGGCCGGTTTCCAGCTCACCCAGGCCAAGCTCGCCGACATGGCGGTGGAGTGGAACAAGGGCCTGCTGCTGGCGCTGCACCTGGGCCGGCTCGCCGACGCCGGGTCGCTGCGGCCCGAGCAGGTGAGCGTGGGCAAGTTGAACAACGTCCGGGAGGCGCTGGCCATCGCCCGGCAGTGCCGCACCATCCTCGGCGCGAACGGCGTCTCGGGGGAGTACCCGATCATGCGGCACGCCGACAACCTGGAGAGCGTGCTCACCTACGAGGGCACCTCGGAGATCCACCAGCTCGTCATCGGCCAGCGGCTGACCGGGCTTTCCGCGTTCGCCTGA
- a CDS encoding type II toxin-antitoxin system VapB family antitoxin: MIFRAVRDGRPYPEHNFTLKQWAAIPPRPLRLAELITTKRELALDKLLAEDSTFYGDLFPHVVQWNGGLYLEDGLHRALRAALQQRNQIHARVLVLGDQGE, encoded by the coding sequence GTGATCTTCAGGGCGGTCCGGGACGGGCGTCCCTACCCGGAGCACAACTTCACGCTGAAGCAGTGGGCCGCGATCCCACCGCGTCCACTGCGGCTGGCCGAACTCATCACCACCAAGCGGGAGTTGGCGTTGGACAAGCTGCTCGCCGAGGACTCCACCTTCTACGGCGACCTCTTCCCGCACGTGGTGCAGTGGAACGGCGGCCTCTACCTGGAGGACGGCCTGCACCGGGCGTTGCGCGCGGCGTTGCAGCAGCGCAACCAGATCCATGCCCGGGTGCTGGTCCTCGGCGACCAGGGCGAGTGA
- a CDS encoding nitroreductase family protein, protein MEFGEVVRRRRMVRNYDPDRPVPPEVVDRLLAHAVRAPSAGFAQGWGFLVLEEPADRARFWAATTPDGGGRERWLTGMRRAPLIVVPHANRDAYLDRYAEPDKGWADRAEDRWPVPYWYVDTGFAALLMLLTAVDEGLGACFFGIPPQRVGAYREAFGVPPELHPIGAVTIGYRAVDHRSPSLRRGRRPVDDVVRRGRWS, encoded by the coding sequence GTGGAGTTCGGCGAGGTCGTCCGGCGGCGTCGGATGGTCCGCAACTACGACCCCGACCGGCCGGTGCCGCCCGAGGTGGTGGACCGGTTGCTGGCGCACGCGGTCCGGGCCCCGTCGGCCGGGTTCGCGCAGGGCTGGGGTTTCCTGGTGCTGGAGGAGCCGGCGGACCGGGCCCGGTTCTGGGCGGCCACCACGCCGGACGGCGGCGGTCGGGAACGCTGGCTGACCGGGATGCGCCGGGCCCCGCTCATCGTGGTGCCGCACGCGAACCGGGACGCCTACCTGGACCGGTACGCCGAGCCGGACAAGGGCTGGGCGGACCGCGCCGAGGACCGCTGGCCGGTGCCCTACTGGTACGTGGACACCGGCTTCGCGGCGTTGCTGATGCTGCTGACCGCGGTGGACGAGGGGCTGGGCGCCTGCTTCTTCGGCATTCCGCCGCAACGCGTCGGGGCGTACCGGGAGGCGTTCGGGGTACCGCCGGAACTGCATCCGATCGGTGCCGTCACCATTGGTTACCGAGCCGTCGACCACCGGTCACCATCGCTGCGCCGGGGGCGGCGCCCGGTGGATGATGTGGTCCGGCGGGGGCGGTGGAGCTGA